Proteins encoded within one genomic window of Natator depressus isolate rNatDep1 chromosome 1, rNatDep2.hap1, whole genome shotgun sequence:
- the LOC141980718 gene encoding olfactory receptor 52P1-like: MSDSNTTDFTNPSTFILLGIPGLESAHVWISIPFCTMYIIAILGNFIILFIVKTEPSLHGPMYYFLCMLAVTDLVLCTSTVPKMMSIFWFNSREIDFSACLTQMFFIHCFFAIESGIFMAMAFDRYVAICDPLRHSTTLRNPIVAKIGLAVVLRGSMLALPCPLLARQLPYCRTNIILHTCCEHIAVVNLACADTRISSYYGLIVASSAICLDMFFIAVSYTQILRAIFSLPTKDARLKTFGTCGSHLFAILTFYIPGLFTLLTYRFGHHVALHFHILFANVCLLVPPMLNPIIFGVRTKQIRDRMLRLFTHKGT, encoded by the coding sequence atgtcagattccaacacaaccgacttcaccaacccctccaccttcatcttgctgggcattcctggcctggagtcagcccatgtctggatctccatccccttctgcaccatgTACATCATAGCCATCTTGGGGAACTTCATCATCCTGTTCATCGTGAAGACGGAGCCGAGCCTCCATGGGCcgatgtactatttcctctgcatgctggccgtCACCGACCTGGTCCTGTGCACAAGCACGGTTCCCAAAATGatgagcatcttctggttcaattccagggagatcgatttcagtgcctgcctcacccagatgttcttcatTCATTGCTTCTTTGCAATAGAGTCTGGGATCTTCATGGCCATGGCTTTTgatcgctacgtggccatctgcGATCCACTGAGACACTCCACCACCCTGAGAAACCCAATTGTGGCCAAGATTGGCCTGGCCGTGGTTTTGCGTGGTAGCATGCTTGCACTGCCCTGTCCCTTGTTGGCAAGGCAGTtgccatattgcagaaccaatATCATCTTGCACACATGCTGCGAGCACATAGCCGTGGTGAATCTGGCCTGCGCTGACACCCGCATCAGTAGTTACTACGGCCTCATTGTGGCAAGCTCAGCCATTTGTCTAGATATGTTTTTTATAGCTGTGTCCTATacccagatcctcagggccatcttcagcctccccacaaaggacGCCCGGCTCAAGACTTTTGGGACCTGTGGCTCCCACCTCTTTGCCattttaaccttttacatcccagGTCTCTTCACTCTCCTCACGTATCGGTTTGgccaccatgtggccctgcattTCCACATTCTCTTTGCTAATGTGTGCCTGCTGGTACCCCCCATGCTAAATCCCATCATTTTTGGTGTGAGGACGAAACAGATCCGGGACAGGATGCTCCGGCTCTTTACACATAAAGGGACCTAA